GACCTCGCCGGACCACGGCACCGCGATGGACATCGCCGGCCGTGGCATCGCATCCCCCTCGTCGATGCTCGAGGCGATTCGTGTCGCCGCCGAGCTCGCTTCACGTCCCAATCCATGGGCAACGCGATGAACTCCACCCGTCCCACGGAGGTTCGACGGTGGCTCGCCGAGGCGAACATCCGCCCCTCGCGTCGACTTGGCCAAAACTTTCTCGTGGACGGGAACATCGCGCGGGTCGCAGTGAGCCTCGCCGGACTTTGCCCCGGCGACGGCGTGCTCGAGATCGGCCCGGGCTGCGGCGCGCTCACCGAACTGTTGCTCGCCCAGCACTGCCGGGTCACCGCCGTCGAGGTGGACCGCCGGCTTGTCGATCTTTTGCGCCAACGCTTCGGAGCTTCGCCCCGCCTCGCCCTCTACTGTGCGGACGCGCTGAACGCGGACCTCGGCCAATGGATCCGCGAGGGTTTTGATGTCGTCGTCGCGAACCTCCCCTACTCCGTCGGCACGCGCATTCTCATTCGGTTGTTCGAGCTGCACCCCCCGCCCCGGCGGTTGGTGGTGACCCTGCAGCGCGAGGTGGTGGAGCGGCTCATCGCCATTCCACGCGCTCCCTCGTACGGTCTGCTCTCGATCGTCGCACAGCACCTCTACCAGATTTCTCGGCCCCGAGTGATTCCGCCGTCGTGTTTCCATCCCGCACCCGAGGTGGAGTCGGCACTCGTGCGGATGGATCTGCGTGACGCACCCCTTGGTGATCCGGTCGAGATCGCCCCGCTGGTGCGCCGACTCAAAGACGTGTTCGGGGCACGCCGCAAACAGCTTCGCCGGGCGCTCGAGCGGGCGAATCTCCACCCTGAACAGCTCGACCACGACGACGGATGGCGGCGTCTTGGCATCTCGCCGACCGACCGGCCAGACGCACTGGACCCGGCGAAGTGGACGCGCCTGGCGCGCGCGCTGGGTGTGCCGCCACCCCGTGTGGGAGCCGGATCATGCGCGTGACCTTTCTGGGCACTGGCACCTCGCACGGCGTGCCGGCGATCGGTTGCGACTGCACCGTCTGCCGCTCCCCCGATCCCCGTAACCAGCGGGACCGGAGCAGCCTGTATGTTCAGGCGATCTCGGGCGATGCGGTGGTGGTGGACGCCACCCCCGAATTTCGCCGCCAGTGTCTTCGCTGCGACGTCCGGCGCGTTGATGCGGTGTTGCTCACCCACGCGCACGCGGACCACATCATGGGGCTCGATGACCTGCGTCGCTTCAACGAACTCCAGGGTGGTCCCGTGCCCATCTTCGGCGCCGAAGCCACGCTGGCGGTGGTGCGGCGGGCATTCGCGTATGCGTTCGAGCGCGAACCAATCGGCCCCACCCGCCCAGCGCTGACGCTATGTCCGTTCCCCGATGGCATCATTCAGATCGGCCCGCTGCACATCACGCCGTTGCCCTGCCGACACGGCCCATTCGAGATCCACGGCTTCCTCTTCGAAAGCGGCGGACGCCGTGCCGCCTACTTCCCGGACTGCAATCAGCTGCCCGACTCGACGCTCGCCCGGTTGTCCGATCTCGACCTCATGATTCTCGACGGCCTGCGGGATGAGCCGCACCCGACCCACTTCACCCTCTCGGAGTCTGTCGAGATGCTCCGCAGAATCGGTGCCCGCCGATCGTTCATCACCCATATTTGCCACGCGCTCGAGCACGAGACCACCTGCCGCCGCCTACCCCCCGGTATTGAGGTGCCGTGGGACGGGCTGTCTCTCCAGCTCTGAGGTGCGCACCCTCCGGGTGTTGCCCGCAGCCCCCCGCGGGAGCGGTTTCAGGGCCGGCACATCATCGCCGTGGCTGCGCGCGCTCGCCGCGGTAGGTCCAATGCCGCTGCACCCAGAACGCGATGAATCCGGCGGTCAGCTCCGCCATCACCTTCACCGTCACCGGCCGGTCAGGGATCCATCGAAGATAGATCCAGATCAGCAGCTCGGTGGTCAGATACGCCCCCACCCAGACCAACCCGTAGCGCCACAACTGCCCCGCCAGAGTCCACGCGAAGCGGCGTCCACCGAACGTCCACCATCGGTTCACCGAGAAACTCACCAGCCCGCCGACCGGCCGGCTGACCAGATGCGCGGCCAGCGGATGCCAGCCGAAATGGTTCAGCAGCACATACACCGTCAGGTCCGCGATCGCGGCCGTGATGCCAGCCATCGCGTACCGCACCAGGTCGCCCGTCCATGCCCAAGGGATCCGCAGCCGCATCGCCGCAGTCTAGCATGAGTAGCCGCACGGCTTGATCCCCACCGCGGCATCCGATATCAGTGCGCGGCGCCTGCGCTGCGCAGGGCGCGATGGGAGAGCAACCCATGAAGGTGTTGGTGGTCGGCGGCGGTGGACGCGAACACGCGCTGGTCTGGCGACTGTCGCGCGACCCGTTACGCCCCCAGATCCTTGTCGCGCCCGGCAACGCGGGCACCGCCCGGCTTGCTCGAAACGTCCCCGTGGACGCCTCCGACATCGCCGCCCTGACAGACTTGGCACTGCGCGAGCAGCCGGACCTCGTCATCGTGGGACCCGAGGCGCCCCTCTGCGCGGGGCTCGCCGACGAGCTGCGCGCTCTCCACATCCCGGTGTTCGGCCCCGGTCGCGACGGCGCACGAATTGAAGGCAGCAAAGCGTTCTGCAAGGAAATTCTAGGTGCCGCCGGTGTGCCCACCGCCCGAGCCCAAACGTTCGTGCGGTCCGACGACGCGATCGCATGGATCCGACGCCATGGCGCACCGTTGGTGGTCAAGGCGGACGGTCTGGCCGCCGGCAAGGGCGTCACCGTCTGCGACACCGTCGAGGAAGCGGAGCGGGCGGTGTGCGAGGCGCTCGACCGCCGCGTGTTCGGCGAAGCGGGAGAGATGGTTCTTGTCGAGGAGCGGCTGGTGGGCGAGGAGGTCTCTGTCCTCGCGCTGGTGGATGGCGAGCGCATCGTGCTGCTGCCGTCCGCGCAGGACCACAAGCGACTGGCAGATGGCGACCGCGGCCCCAACACCGGCGGCATGGGCGCCTACTCGCCCGCACCGGTTGTCGCCGACCCGGAGGCGGCGGGGTTGCGCACATGCATCTTCGAGCCGGTCGTCCGCGAACTTCGACGACGCGGGATCGACTATCGCGGCGTGCTCTACGCGGGGTTGATGATCACCCGCGACGGGCCCAAGGTGCTCGAGTTCAATTGCCGCTTTGGCGCCCCCGAGACCCAGGCGATCCTCCCACGATGGGAAGGCCCGTTTCTTCAGCCGCTGCTCGATTGTGCGCTCGGCCGTCTCGACCCTGCGCCGATCCGGTGGCGACCCGACGCGTGCGTGTGCGTGGTGCTCGCCGCCGGCGGTTATCCCGGCACGTACCGAAAAGGTGATCCGATCGAGGGAATCGCCGAGGCGGAGCGTTTGCCCGGCGTGATCGTGTTCCACGCCGGCACCGCGCTACGCGACGGCCGGCCCGTGACGGCCGGCGGACGCGTGCTGGGTGTCACCGCGCTCGGCACCGATATCCGCGAGGCGGTTCAGCGCGCGTACGACGCCGTCGCCTGCATTCGTTTTCCGGACGCGCACTACCGGCGGGACATCGCAGCCCGCGCCCTGGCCCGACCCGCCACCTGACCGCGAGCGGCAGCTCACTGCCGCGGTACCAGAGCTCGCCGCACCTCCACCACCCGCCGCAGCGCCTCCGTCGGCGTATCGGCCAATACCGTCAGATGGCCCATCTTGCGGCCAGGGCGCGGCTCGCGCTTACCGTAGAGGTGCAAGGTGACCGCCGGGTCGTCCAGCACCCGCCGCCAGAGCGGTTCGCCCGCCGCCCACAGATCCCCCAGCAGATTCGCCATCGCGGCGGCCGGGGCGCGCGGCAAGGGTTCGACCGCCGGCCACCCGGCCGTCAATCGCGCCTGCAGCTCAAACTGACTGATCGAGAGCGCTTCAATCGTCAGATGCCCGGAGTTGTGCGGACGTGGCGCGAGCTCATTCACCATGATGCTACCATCCGTCGCGATGAACATCTCCACGCAGAGCAAACCGGTGAGGTCCAACGCCTCCGCCGCGGCGCGCGCGATCTCCCGAGCGGTGGCGGCCTCGGGCGAATGGTCGTTCGCGGACCACGTCGTGGTGTCAAGGATGTGTCGGCTGTGCACATTGCGAAACGGCCCCAGCAGCACCAGTTGGCCACGAACGTCCCGCGCCGCGATCACCGAACACTCACCGGCCAGATCGATGAGGCGTTCCGCGATGCAGGGGCCCCGGGGAGAAAGTCGTCGCCACGCCGCCGCGGGATCCTCGCCGCCGTCATACAGCGTCTGTCCTTTCCCGTCATATCCCCATTCGCTGGTCTTCACCACGACCCGGCCACCCAGCGCAGCGGCGGCGGCCGGCAGCTCCTCGCTACAGAAGACCGGCCGGAATGGCGTCACCGGAATCCCATGCCGCTGCAAGAACTCTTTCTCGCGGATCCGGTGCTGCGCGATCGCCAGCACCGAGGGCGACGGCCGCAGCGGCACACGTTCCGCCAGTGCGGCCATCGCTCCCAACGGGAGATTCTCAAACTCGTACGTTGCCGCAGCGAGCCCGCGCGCGAACCTTTCGAGTCCGGCCGGGTCCTCGTACTGGGCGCAGACATGTTCGGCGGAAACCTGCGCAGCCGGCGCGTCGGTTTCGGGCGCCAACACGCGCACGCGGAACCCCAGCCGCGCGGCGGCCAGCGCCATCATCCGCCCCAACTGACCGCCGCCAACGACTCCAATCGTCGCGCCGGGCTCCACGGTCGAGCTCATTCCTCGAGCGGGCCGCTTTCCAGCACCGCGCGCGTCTGCGCCTCCCGAAACGCGCGCCAGCGTTCGCGCAGCGCCGGGTCGCCCAACGAGAGAATCGCGGCCGCCAGCAGCGCGGCATTGCGCGCGCCCGCCTCGCCAATCGCAACGGTGCCCACCGGCACACCCGCCGGCATCTGCACAATCGACAGCAGCGAGTCCAACCCTTGCAGCGCGCGCGTCTGCACTGGCACCCCGATCACGGGCAAGATCGTATGCGACGCCAACATGCCCGGCAGATGCGCCGCACCACCCGCCCCCGCAATCAAAACGCGCAGACCGCGCCGCTCCGCCTCGCGGCCATACTCCGCCATCCACAGCGGTGTGCGGTGCGCGGACACCACCCGCGCCTCATAGGGAATCTGCAGCTCTCGCAGCGTCGCCGCCGCGTGCCGCATCGTCTCCCAGTCCGAGCGGCTGCCCATCACCACGCCGACCAGCGGCGGTGCTGCCAAACCGTTCTCCGCAGCCGTACTCTGCATCCCCGTCTCCCCTCGCGCCATCGTGGGGCGAACCACCTCGGCGCCGCCTGCGATGATAGGCCGTCATCGCACAACGGCTCAAGCATCGGTCAGCCACGCCACCCTGCCATTCCACCCCTCGGAGCCCAGCGCCCCGGCCACCTTCCCAAAATTCGCGAGCCCCGTCCCCGGCCGTCTCGCCACCCCCCGCCGTTAGTTCCGCTGCCGGCCACCCACCCACGCGACCACCCTCGCCCCCCTCCTCCTTCTGCGGCCCACCGCGCGGCGGCACGCCCCAGCATTTTTCAGCGCCATCGTAGCGCAGACGTTCACCACCTCTCGAAGCGCATTGAGTTCAACACAGGTCAGCCTAGAATCGGCCAGCTCCGCGGAGCAGAATCACACCATGAAGGGTTTGATTTGGATGCCGCTCGTGCTCGTGATCGGTATGGCGTTCGGAGCTTGGCCCGCGCAGCGGGAAGCCGCACGGCTGAAGCGGGAGACTGAGGAGTTGCGCCAGCAGCTGCGCCAGCGACAGCGGCCGGGGGGGACCCTCTCGCAACTGACGCAGTTCATGCGCATCCCGGAATCACCTCGCGCCATCGCCACCACCAATGCGGCGGCCGCCGGGGCCCCTGCCCCCGCACCAGCCGCCGACACCGCCGCCGCGCCGACGAACCGCCCCCGCCGCCGTTTGCCGTTCTCCGAACTGCGCCCGCGCCCGGGTGACGAGCGACCGCTCCGCGAGCGCCTCAACGAGGCAATCGAGGCCTGGCGGGTACGCTCGGACATCGCACGCAACAACTTCCTTGCTCGCGCCGGTTTAGGGCCGGAGGAGGCCGCCAAATTCGACGTGCTCGTGCAGGCGATGAACCTGCGGCTGCGCGACCACTTCGAGAA
Above is a window of Kiritimatiellia bacterium DNA encoding:
- a CDS encoding MBL fold metallo-hydrolase, with product MRVTFLGTGTSHGVPAIGCDCTVCRSPDPRNQRDRSSLYVQAISGDAVVVDATPEFRRQCLRCDVRRVDAVLLTHAHADHIMGLDDLRRFNELQGGPVPIFGAEATLAVVRRAFAYAFEREPIGPTRPALTLCPFPDGIIQIGPLHITPLPCRHGPFEIHGFLFESGGRRAAYFPDCNQLPDSTLARLSDLDLMILDGLRDEPHPTHFTLSESVEMLRRIGARRSFITHICHALEHETTCRRLPPGIEVPWDGLSLQL
- the purD gene encoding phosphoribosylamine--glycine ligase, with product MKVLVVGGGGREHALVWRLSRDPLRPQILVAPGNAGTARLARNVPVDASDIAALTDLALREQPDLVIVGPEAPLCAGLADELRALHIPVFGPGRDGARIEGSKAFCKEILGAAGVPTARAQTFVRSDDAIAWIRRHGAPLVVKADGLAAGKGVTVCDTVEEAERAVCEALDRRVFGEAGEMVLVEERLVGEEVSVLALVDGERIVLLPSAQDHKRLADGDRGPNTGGMGAYSPAPVVADPEAAGLRTCIFEPVVRELRRRGIDYRGVLYAGLMITRDGPKVLEFNCRFGAPETQAILPRWEGPFLQPLLDCALGRLDPAPIRWRPDACVCVVLAAGGYPGTYRKGDPIEGIAEAERLPGVIVFHAGTALRDGRPVTAGGRVLGVTALGTDIREAVQRAYDAVACIRFPDAHYRRDIAARALARPAT
- a CDS encoding GtrA family protein, translated to MRLRIPWAWTGDLVRYAMAGITAAIADLTVYVLLNHFGWHPLAAHLVSRPVGGLVSFSVNRWWTFGGRRFAWTLAGQLWRYGLVWVGAYLTTELLIWIYLRWIPDRPVTVKVMAELTAGFIAFWVQRHWTYRGERAQPRR
- the rsmA gene encoding 16S rRNA (adenine(1518)-N(6)/adenine(1519)-N(6))-dimethyltransferase RsmA translates to MNSTRPTEVRRWLAEANIRPSRRLGQNFLVDGNIARVAVSLAGLCPGDGVLEIGPGCGALTELLLAQHCRVTAVEVDRRLVDLLRQRFGASPRLALYCADALNADLGQWIREGFDVVVANLPYSVGTRILIRLFELHPPPRRLVVTLQREVVERLIAIPRAPSYGLLSIVAQHLYQISRPRVIPPSCFHPAPEVESALVRMDLRDAPLGDPVEIAPLVRRLKDVFGARRKQLRRALERANLHPEQLDHDDGWRRLGISPTDRPDALDPAKWTRLARALGVPPPRVGAGSCA
- a CDS encoding 5-(carboxyamino)imidazole ribonucleotide synthase — protein: MSSTVEPGATIGVVGGGQLGRMMALAAARLGFRVRVLAPETDAPAAQVSAEHVCAQYEDPAGLERFARGLAAATYEFENLPLGAMAALAERVPLRPSPSVLAIAQHRIREKEFLQRHGIPVTPFRPVFCSEELPAAAAALGGRVVVKTSEWGYDGKGQTLYDGGEDPAAAWRRLSPRGPCIAERLIDLAGECSVIAARDVRGQLVLLGPFRNVHSRHILDTTTWSANDHSPEAATAREIARAAAEALDLTGLLCVEMFIATDGSIMVNELAPRPHNSGHLTIEALSISQFELQARLTAGWPAVEPLPRAPAAAMANLLGDLWAAGEPLWRRVLDDPAVTLHLYGKREPRPGRKMGHLTVLADTPTEALRRVVEVRRALVPRQ
- the purE gene encoding 5-(carboxyamino)imidazole ribonucleotide mutase, producing MQSTAAENGLAAPPLVGVVMGSRSDWETMRHAAATLRELQIPYEARVVSAHRTPLWMAEYGREAERRGLRVLIAGAGGAAHLPGMLASHTILPVIGVPVQTRALQGLDSLLSIVQMPAGVPVGTVAIGEAGARNAALLAAAILSLGDPALRERWRAFREAQTRAVLESGPLEE